Proteins encoded together in one Catalinimonas alkaloidigena window:
- a CDS encoding acetylxylan esterase has product MRYLIFGVFLLWSFQARTQPSQQLRDSLNRLSQQDHQLMMQRLGITSLRPGPSGNPEAPNAANADEAKASPYTSLPDPLVFDSGKPVKAAAQWQKRQREIREAFDREVYGRMPDHTPAVTWEVVRTVDTLEGSYPVVRKELRGHVDNSAYPAIEVTLEMTLTTPARATSAVPLMLEFGWNFPANWPRPPVEHPTWQEQLLAQGWGYAILIPTSFQADNGAGLREGIIGLMNQGQPRQLDDWGTLRAWAWGASRALDYFEADRSVDARRVGIEGLSRYGKAALVAMAYEPRFAIGFIGSSGAGGAKILRRQFGEQVENLASSAEYHWFAPNFIKYAGPLTPNDLPVDAHELIALCAPRPVFISVGSPAVEGQWIDARGMFVATVQAAPVYELLGKKGLGTTTFPPQETALTQGDLAFRQHAGGHTVVPNWPTFIPFAARYFGSVAK; this is encoded by the coding sequence ATGCGTTACCTTATTTTCGGCGTTTTTCTGCTCTGGAGCTTCCAGGCCCGGACGCAACCCTCGCAACAGTTACGCGACAGTCTGAACCGCCTGAGCCAGCAAGACCATCAACTCATGATGCAACGCCTGGGCATTACGTCCCTGCGCCCGGGGCCCTCCGGCAATCCGGAAGCTCCCAACGCCGCCAATGCCGACGAAGCCAAGGCATCGCCCTACACGTCGCTCCCCGATCCGCTCGTGTTCGACAGCGGCAAGCCCGTAAAAGCAGCGGCACAGTGGCAAAAACGGCAACGGGAAATTCGGGAAGCGTTCGACCGGGAGGTTTACGGCCGCATGCCGGACCACACGCCCGCCGTCACCTGGGAAGTCGTGCGCACAGTCGATACGCTGGAGGGCTCCTATCCCGTCGTCCGGAAAGAACTTCGGGGGCACGTCGACAATTCCGCTTATCCGGCGATCGAAGTGACGCTGGAGATGACCCTGACCACGCCCGCCCGGGCCACGAGCGCCGTTCCGCTGATGCTGGAATTCGGCTGGAACTTTCCGGCCAACTGGCCGCGTCCGCCGGTCGAGCATCCTACGTGGCAGGAACAGTTGCTGGCCCAAGGGTGGGGGTACGCCATCCTGATTCCGACCAGCTTCCAGGCCGACAACGGTGCGGGCCTGCGCGAAGGCATCATCGGCCTGATGAACCAGGGGCAACCCCGCCAGCTCGACGACTGGGGAACCCTGCGCGCCTGGGCATGGGGAGCCAGCCGCGCCCTCGACTATTTTGAGGCTGATCGCTCGGTCGATGCGCGCCGTGTCGGCATCGAAGGGCTGTCGCGCTACGGCAAAGCGGCGCTGGTTGCCATGGCCTACGAGCCGCGTTTCGCCATTGGGTTCATCGGCTCGTCTGGGGCGGGTGGTGCCAAAATCCTGCGGCGGCAATTCGGAGAGCAAGTCGAAAACCTGGCTTCTTCTGCGGAGTACCATTGGTTTGCGCCCAACTTCATCAAATACGCGGGGCCGCTCACGCCCAACGACTTGCCCGTCGATGCCCACGAGCTGATCGCCCTGTGTGCCCCCCGGCCGGTGTTCATCAGCGTAGGGTCGCCAGCGGTCGAAGGCCAGTGGATCGACGCCCGCGGCATGTTTGTGGCGACCGTGCAGGCCGCACCGGTCTACGAGCTACTCGGCAAAAAGGGCCTCGGCACCACGACCTTTCCCCCGCAGGAAACAGCGCTGACGCAAGGCGATCTGGCGTTCCGTCAGCACGCCGGGGGCCATACGGTCGTGCCGAACTGGCCGACGTTCATTCCGTTTGCCGCGCGCTACTTCGGGTCCGTGGCCAAGTAA